In Clostridia bacterium, the following proteins share a genomic window:
- a CDS encoding TonB-dependent receptor, whose product MKHRLYCILAVLASFLMIASIAFAQTSSGEIRGRVVDPGNAVVVNARVTLTSQSTGDTRKTQTNGTGDFVFVAVQPGTFAIIIEAPGFKQSEKRELKLSASDRLSAGTIVLEVGAVSQTVSVEAEATTVQVDSSERSALIDSKEMSTLMSLGRDPLALLRILPGVVKDDNGSNGFGTQGAGTIAGVRESSNAVSIDGVNGNPRGDGNKLDTPVAMDAVAEVKVVLNSYQAEYGQSAGAIINMTTKSGTQDFHGAAYYYGRNEALNANSWLNNYEGTPRQRYRYNTYGWNVGGPIFVPNKFNSKKDKLFFFYSQEKWPTKGSTGPQRYLMPTAAERKGDFSKTYDFKGNKVYVRDPLLSGTCSASNQAACFPGNIIPTDRINLNTQKVMNVFPLPNIDCVINGAGGGTPCPLTNGTSGDPYNYEITGPREDPSDQILLRLDYNLSSKWKMYFRGMRINRENRGLNSTTNKHQWGIPTYYSTPSKNAGINVTYIASPTLVNEFTVGYASWAEQQGFDVAADVEKLSRSALGVTLGQNNPDQNPLNLLPRITGMSSGGSSGTFQLKRAPEINFDNRFPMDNSTGTWEITDGLTKVWNNHTFKGGVYFQLGNYTQRHIGSVFSGNFNFGANSSSPYDTQYAYSNLLLGSYGSYQEGSNIVNYAPRWHILEWYGQDSWRVKSNLTVSYGIRFTYDLPTELQSGMGAGFVPDRYDPSQAPNLYKPVAYNSLSATAKTACKGLSRSTPSRCAQNPNNPADIKSDAFIGTFVNPFNYSGTVINTDPSYPSSLRYGNGVLLAPRFGVSWDPFKDGKTAIRLGAGLYYNTREGGGTVGDYSLIAPLVTNASVGFGQITQESFKPGCGSDGSCYGTATKVNAGPVDTRILQPNRAVESTLGVNLGVQRNIGFSTVVDVAYVGTFGRHLNQQVNLNAIPYGAQFDPNAAYGTAWNPAWIDPSQTSKNCYFGKAASGSDLYCQPKLLSDNYFRAYPGYGAVNLRDYGATSNYNALQTSVNRRFTKGLQFGASYTWSKVLTYMDTVNGSVANFQDRKFWNYGLADFDRSHNFVFHWTANLPKASSLWNNKVLKAIGDNWEWSGIAQFQTGEPLRVDDSGAANLTGGGDGARPLLFGDPYAPKDQIHDTLQFINPNVWFLPCAPGMSTEAIAVANCKEVGFLPTPNTYGMTRLNIGRGPGINNWDMALQKNIPIREQMKFTIRVEAYNVFNHVSFNSVDMALPFDTSSSCQTSGLNGANGCGQVKSPATATFGQVDGERGARRLQLSARFTF is encoded by the coding sequence ATGAAGCATCGGCTTTACTGTATCCTCGCGGTGCTGGCGAGTTTCTTAATGATTGCCAGTATCGCTTTCGCGCAGACGTCCAGCGGCGAAATCAGAGGCCGAGTCGTTGACCCAGGAAATGCTGTCGTGGTCAATGCCCGCGTCACTTTAACAAGTCAATCCACCGGCGATACGCGCAAGACTCAAACGAATGGTACGGGCGATTTTGTATTCGTGGCCGTGCAGCCGGGTACATTCGCAATCATCATCGAGGCGCCCGGCTTTAAGCAATCCGAGAAGCGGGAACTGAAGCTGAGCGCATCAGACCGCTTGTCCGCAGGTACGATTGTCCTGGAGGTCGGCGCAGTTTCACAAACGGTCAGCGTCGAGGCTGAGGCCACAACCGTTCAAGTGGACAGTTCGGAACGCTCCGCATTGATCGACAGCAAGGAAATGTCCACCTTGATGAGCTTGGGACGTGATCCTCTGGCTCTTCTCCGAATTCTCCCTGGTGTGGTTAAGGACGACAACGGTTCTAACGGATTCGGCACCCAGGGCGCCGGAACCATCGCGGGTGTCCGCGAGAGCAGCAACGCCGTCAGCATCGATGGTGTGAACGGCAATCCGAGAGGCGACGGAAACAAGCTGGATACGCCGGTTGCCATGGATGCTGTCGCCGAAGTCAAAGTTGTTCTGAACAGCTATCAGGCCGAGTATGGCCAGAGCGCCGGCGCGATCATCAACATGACGACCAAGTCCGGCACCCAGGACTTTCATGGCGCCGCCTACTACTATGGCCGCAATGAGGCGTTAAACGCCAACAGTTGGTTAAACAATTACGAAGGCACGCCCAGGCAGAGGTACCGCTACAACACATACGGATGGAACGTTGGCGGTCCAATTTTCGTGCCGAACAAGTTCAATAGCAAGAAGGACAAGCTCTTCTTCTTCTACTCGCAGGAGAAGTGGCCTACAAAAGGAAGCACCGGCCCTCAAAGATACTTGATGCCGACTGCCGCCGAGCGCAAGGGCGACTTCTCGAAGACCTACGATTTCAAAGGGAACAAGGTATACGTTCGCGATCCACTGCTGAGCGGGACATGCAGCGCAAGCAACCAGGCTGCCTGTTTCCCCGGCAACATTATTCCGACCGACCGGATTAATCTCAACACCCAGAAGGTCATGAATGTCTTCCCCCTGCCCAACATTGACTGCGTGATCAATGGCGCAGGCGGAGGGACACCATGTCCGCTAACCAACGGTACCAGTGGCGACCCGTACAACTACGAAATCACCGGACCTAGAGAGGACCCGTCGGACCAGATCCTGTTGAGACTCGATTACAACCTCAGCAGCAAATGGAAGATGTACTTCCGCGGAATGAGAATCAACAGGGAGAACCGCGGACTTAACTCCACCACCAATAAGCACCAATGGGGCATTCCCACTTATTACTCAACGCCATCGAAGAATGCCGGAATTAACGTGACCTATATCGCAAGCCCTACCCTGGTAAACGAATTCACGGTTGGGTATGCGAGCTGGGCAGAACAACAGGGTTTCGATGTCGCCGCGGATGTTGAAAAACTGTCGAGGAGCGCTCTTGGCGTTACCCTGGGCCAGAACAATCCGGACCAGAACCCTTTGAACCTGCTACCCAGAATTACGGGCATGAGCAGCGGCGGTTCAAGTGGTACTTTCCAGTTGAAGAGGGCTCCCGAAATCAACTTTGATAATCGCTTCCCGATGGACAATTCCACCGGCACGTGGGAGATCACAGACGGGTTGACTAAAGTCTGGAACAATCACACGTTCAAAGGTGGAGTTTACTTCCAGCTCGGCAACTACACTCAGCGCCACATTGGCTCCGTATTCAGCGGAAACTTCAATTTTGGCGCGAACAGCTCCAGCCCGTACGATACCCAGTACGCATATTCCAACCTGCTGCTGGGCAGCTACGGCTCCTACCAGGAGGGCTCGAACATCGTCAACTATGCTCCTCGCTGGCACATCCTCGAGTGGTACGGGCAGGATAGCTGGAGGGTAAAGTCAAACCTCACGGTGAGCTACGGAATACGCTTCACTTATGACCTGCCAACTGAGTTGCAGTCTGGGATGGGTGCCGGCTTCGTTCCGGACCGGTACGATCCGTCGCAGGCTCCGAATTTGTATAAGCCGGTAGCCTACAACAGTCTGTCCGCCACTGCGAAAACAGCCTGCAAAGGCCTTTCTCGTTCCACCCCAAGCCGCTGTGCACAGAACCCGAACAACCCCGCAGACATCAAGTCTGATGCGTTCATCGGCACATTCGTGAATCCGTTTAACTATAGCGGTACGGTGATCAATACCGATCCGAGCTATCCGAGCTCTCTGCGCTACGGCAACGGAGTGCTCCTTGCGCCTCGTTTTGGTGTTTCTTGGGATCCTTTCAAGGATGGGAAGACCGCGATCCGCCTAGGCGCGGGCCTTTACTACAACACCCGCGAGGGCGGCGGCACTGTGGGTGACTACTCGCTTATAGCTCCCCTCGTAACGAATGCTTCAGTCGGTTTTGGCCAGATTACGCAGGAGTCCTTCAAGCCTGGCTGCGGATCAGACGGTAGTTGTTACGGTACTGCGACGAAAGTAAATGCCGGCCCGGTTGACACTAGGATTCTGCAGCCGAATCGAGCCGTCGAATCCACACTAGGCGTCAATCTCGGAGTCCAGCGCAACATCGGGTTCAGTACAGTAGTCGATGTGGCTTACGTCGGTACCTTCGGACGGCACCTCAACCAGCAAGTTAACCTGAACGCAATTCCGTATGGGGCCCAGTTCGATCCCAACGCTGCGTATGGTACGGCGTGGAACCCCGCGTGGATTGATCCATCCCAGACGAGTAAGAACTGCTACTTCGGAAAGGCTGCCAGCGGAAGCGATCTGTATTGCCAGCCGAAGCTTCTGAGCGACAACTATTTCCGGGCATATCCTGGCTACGGTGCCGTCAATCTCCGGGATTATGGAGCAACCTCCAACTACAACGCCCTTCAGACGTCAGTCAACCGTCGCTTTACCAAGGGATTGCAGTTCGGAGCCTCGTACACCTGGTCCAAGGTGCTCACCTATATGGACACGGTGAACGGCTCGGTCGCCAACTTCCAGGATCGCAAGTTCTGGAATTACGGTTTGGCCGACTTCGATCGCTCCCACAACTTCGTCTTCCACTGGACTGCGAATCTGCCGAAGGCCAGCAGTCTTTGGAATAACAAAGTGTTGAAGGCGATCGGCGACAATTGGGAATGGTCGGGTATCGCGCAATTCCAGACCGGCGAACCTCTCAGAGTTGACGATAGCGGTGCAGCCAACCTTACTGGCGGCGGCGATGGTGCGCGTCCTCTGCTCTTCGGCGATCCGTATGCGCCGAAGGATCAGATCCACGACACCCTGCAGTTCATCAACCCGAACGTGTGGTTCCTGCCGTGCGCGCCAGGGATGTCCACTGAGGCAATTGCAGTGGCGAATTGCAAGGAAGTGGGATTCCTGCCGACACCTAATACCTACGGCATGACCCGCCTCAATATTGGCCGCGGCCCCGGAATCAACAATTGGGACATGGCGTTGCAGAAGAACATCCCGATCCGCGAACAGATGAAGTTCACCATCCGCGTCGAGGCGTACAACGTCTTCAACCATGTCTCATTTAACAGTGTAGATATGGCTCTGCCTTTCGACACCAGCAGCTCCTGCCAGACAAGCGGTTTGAACGGCGCCAACGGTTGCGGACAGGTGAAATCGCCCGCTACCGCTACCTTTGGTCAGGTTGATGGCGAACGCGGCGCGCGCAGATTGCAGCTATCTGCACGCTTCACGTTCTAA
- a CDS encoding glycoside hydrolase family 28 protein yields the protein MIKRAGIFFFILLALVSVVSAQTRPPVFDVKAYGAAADGKTLDTAAINKAIDAANAAGGGTVFFSAGTYLSGSIHLKSNITLYLDQGAVIEATSDPEAYDPIEESQKQWDKYQDFGHTYFHNSLIWGENVHDVAILGPGMIYGKGLTRTANKRVGNKAISLKFARNVIIRDISMLMGGHFAILATGVDNLTIDNIKIDTNRDGIDIDSCRHVRISNVSVNSPWDDAIVLKGSHALGFARDTEDVTITNCEVSGFENGTFLNGTYKKSGPPPERNGPTGRIKIGTESEGAFRNITISNCVFDYSRGLALETVDGAEISDVSISNITMRDISNAPIYIRLGARMRAPEGVPVGTLHRVNISNIVVYDADPRYGSMIMGIPGHDIEDVKLSNIRIYQRGGGTKEQAAIIPPEKEKEYPEPYRHGEMPSYGFFIRHVKGIEFTNVEVSTITPDLRPAFVLHNVKDADFNLVKAQQAPGVPTFSLQDVDGFTLFHSGSLPDLKLGSVKQKQF from the coding sequence ATGATCAAGCGTGCTGGAATTTTCTTTTTCATATTGCTGGCGCTAGTCTCCGTCGTCAGCGCGCAGACGCGGCCACCAGTTTTCGACGTTAAGGCGTACGGTGCGGCAGCTGACGGAAAGACGCTCGACACCGCGGCGATCAACAAGGCTATCGATGCCGCCAATGCGGCGGGTGGCGGAACTGTTTTCTTCTCGGCCGGAACCTATCTTTCCGGCTCGATTCATCTGAAAAGCAACATTACGCTCTATCTCGATCAGGGCGCCGTAATCGAAGCAACCTCCGATCCCGAGGCTTACGACCCTATTGAAGAGAGCCAGAAGCAGTGGGACAAGTACCAGGATTTCGGTCACACCTACTTTCACAATAGCCTGATCTGGGGCGAGAACGTGCATGACGTGGCGATCCTCGGCCCCGGCATGATTTACGGCAAGGGCCTGACCCGCACGGCCAACAAGCGCGTAGGTAATAAAGCCATCTCACTGAAGTTTGCGCGCAACGTCATAATCCGCGACATTTCCATGTTGATGGGCGGCCACTTCGCCATCCTCGCCACCGGCGTAGACAACCTGACGATCGATAACATAAAGATCGACACCAACCGCGACGGAATCGATATCGATTCCTGCCGCCACGTGCGCATCTCGAACGTGTCCGTTAACTCGCCGTGGGATGACGCAATCGTGCTGAAAGGGTCACACGCGCTCGGCTTTGCCCGTGATACCGAAGACGTGACGATCACCAACTGCGAAGTGAGCGGGTTTGAGAATGGCACGTTCCTAAACGGCACCTATAAGAAGAGCGGACCGCCGCCCGAGCGCAACGGTCCGACTGGCCGGATTAAGATTGGCACGGAATCCGAAGGTGCATTCCGCAATATCACGATCTCCAATTGCGTCTTTGACTACTCCCGCGGCCTCGCTTTAGAGACCGTGGACGGCGCCGAGATCTCAGACGTCAGTATCAGCAACATCACCATGCGCGACATCTCGAATGCTCCTATCTACATCCGCCTGGGCGCCCGTATGCGCGCTCCTGAAGGCGTACCGGTAGGAACGTTGCACCGCGTGAATATCAGTAACATCGTTGTTTACGACGCGGATCCTCGCTACGGTTCGATGATCATGGGCATCCCGGGACACGACATCGAAGACGTAAAACTGAGCAACATCCGTATTTACCAAAGAGGCGGTGGCACCAAGGAACAGGCCGCCATCATTCCTCCGGAAAAAGAGAAAGAGTACCCCGAGCCGTATCGCCACGGCGAAATGCCGTCGTATGGCTTCTTCATCCGGCACGTCAAGGGCATCGAATTTACGAATGTGGAGGTCAGCACTATCACCCCTGACCTTCGCCCAGCGTTTGTCCTCCACAACGTGAAGGACGCCGATTTCAACCTGGTGAAAGCGCAGCAGGCGCCCGGAGTCCCGACATTCTCATTGCAGGATGTAGACGGGTTCACCCTCTTTCACAGCGGGTCACTGCCCGACTTGAAGTTGGGTAGCGTGAAGCAAAAGCAGTTCTAA